The Triticum aestivum cultivar Chinese Spring chromosome 7B, IWGSC CS RefSeq v2.1, whole genome shotgun sequence genome window below encodes:
- the LOC123162648 gene encoding ribonuclease 3-like protein 2: MKRKRKRASSPAPSGPVTLPLPGFVAVREEAAARVERLLRYRFHDRSLLEEALTHQSFAAASYQRLEFVGDAALGLAFSNYLYVTNPTVGPGTLSTLRAANINTEKLARVAVRHDLYPLLRRNCPRLDLLAGQFIESVKQELEDDLGTTPYGGSDVKAPKVLADIVEAIAAAVYVDCKFNLEKLWKVTRFLFEPIITAETIDEKPVSTLHELCQKLGKDLEFKPRQTGGTTVVDVIVGGVLVGMGSSKQMGIAKLNATRDALSKLLGGGNQQVLTTGVGNGEGVEVGELRECKQKLNEQCSKKHWPKPIFKLEKEDGPAHDTTFVYSVQVETQGGTCVTIGEPMSRVKDPENSGAHKMLQHLMKL; encoded by the exons ATGAAGCGCAAGCGCAAGCGCGCTTCGTCGCCTGCGCCGTCGGGCCCTGTCACGCTCCCGCTGCCGGGCTTCGTGGCGgtcagggaggaggcggcggcccgcGTGGAGCGGCTTCTTCGGTACCGGTTCCACGACCGCTCCCTGCTTGAGGAGGCGCTCACCCACCAGTccttcgccgccgcctcgtaccagaGGCTCGAGTTCGTCGGGgacgccgcgctcggcctcgccttCTCCAACTACCTCTACGTCACCAACCCCACCGTCGGCCCGGGCACGCTCTCCACGCTCCGCGCCGCCAACATAAACACCGAGAAGCTGGCGCGCGTCGCCGTGCGCCACGACCTCTACCCGCTGCTCCGACGCAACTGTCCTCGCCTCGATCTCTTG GCCGGGCAGTTTATTGAGTCAGTGAAACAAGAGTTAGAGGATGACCTTGGCACTACGCCCTATGGTGGCAGTGATGTTAAGGCTCCCAAGGTGCTTGCTGATATAGTTGAGGCCATTGCCGCTGCTGTCTATGTGGATTGCAAATTTAATCTTGAGAAGCTCTGGAAG GTAACAAGGTTCCTCTTTGAGCCCATTATCACGGCAGAAACAATAGATGAGAAACCTGTTTCTACGTTGCATGAACTGTGCCAGAAACTTGGAAAGGATCTAGAATTCAAGCCTCGGCAGACGGGTGGAACAACAGTTGTAGATGTAATTGTTGGTGGGGTGCTTGTTGGGATGGGCTCCTCAAAGCAGATGGGAATCGCTAAGCTCAATGCCACACGGGATGCATTAAGCAAGCTTCTTGGTGGAGGCAATCAGCAAGTATTGACAACCGGAGTTGGCAATGGAGAGGGGGTTGAGGTTGGAGAGCTTAGGGAATGCAAGCAGAAGCTTAATGAGCAGTGCAGCAAGAAGCATTGGCCAAAACCCATCTTTAA GTTAGAGAAGGAAGATGGCCCGGCACATGATACGACATTTGTTTACTCCGTTCAGGTAGAAACCCAAGGTGGTACTTGTGTGACTATAGGTGAACCAATGTCAAGAGTAAAGGACCCAGAGAATTCTGGCGCTCATAAGATGTTGCAACATCTAATGAAATTGTGA